The region TTGAGCACCTCGACGGTCTGGCCGGACATGGTGGTCAGCACATCGCCCGGACGATAAGCGCTGCCGCCCGGCATGTTTTCACAGCCGGCCAGCACGCCGATCACGTTCAGCGGCAGGTTCAGTTCCGCCACCACGCGCATCACGCCGTACACGGTGGCGGCGCCGCACATGTCGTACTTCATCTCGTCCATGCCTTCGGCAGGTTTGATCGAGATGCCGCCGGAATCGAAGGTCAGCCCTTTGCCCACCAGCACGATCGGCTTAGCGTCCGGGTTCGGGTTGCCCTTATATTCCATCACCGACATCAAGGATTCGTTCTGCGAACCATGGCCGACCGCCAGATAGGCGTTCATCCCCAGTTCTTTCATCTGCTGTTCGCCGATGACGCGGGTAACGATGTTGGTGCTGAAGGCGTCCGCCAGTTGGCGAGCCTGGGAGGCCAGGTAACCGGCGTTACAGATGTTCGGCGGCATGTTGCCGAGATCTTTCGCCGCTTTAATGCCGGAAGCCACCGCCAGGCCGTGCTGGATAGCGCGTTCGCCGCTGGTCAGCTCGCGACGGGTCGGCACGTTGAACACCATTTTGCGCAGCGGACGGCGCGGCTCCACTTTGTTGCTTTTCAGTTGATCGAAGGTGTAGAGCGTTTCTTTGGCGGTTTCTACCGCCTGGCGCACCTTCCAGTAAGTGTTGCGGCCTTTCACGTGCAGCTCGGTCAGGAAGCAGACCGCTTCCATGGAGCCGGTATCGTTAAGGGTATTGATGGTTTTCTGAATCACCTGTTTGTATTGGCGTTCATCGAGCTCGCGCTCTTTGCCACAGCCGATTAACAGGATGCGTTCGGAGAGAATGTTAGGTACATGGTGCAGCAGTAATGTCTGCCCGACTTTACCTTCCAGTTCGCCACGGCGCAGCAATGCGCTGATATAACCATCACTGATTTTGTCGAGTTGTTCTGCGATAGGGGACAAGCGGCGCGGTTCGAAAACGCCGACTACAATACAGGCACTGCGCTGTTTTTCCGGGCTACCGCTTTTTACACTGAACTCCATGCACTCTCCTGAATCTTAAAGACAAAGGCGGACGCTACGGCTAGAATGACGCACTCCGTAACGATCTCCGGCCATCGAGTTAACTAACTATGTTAACCTGAACGGCGTAAATTGCTCTGTTTTGGCGACTATAGGCAAGTTCCTATAGGACACCCAAATGCTAGATGTTGTAATACTATTTTAGCTATGACGGTTGCCATATGATGAGAATAAATGGCGGATTAGCGATGAAACTATCGATTTTCCTGCAAAAAGACAAGTTTTCACAGGCGTAATAAGCGTGATCATCATAAGATATCTGGTACGGGAAACGCTAAAGAGCCAAATCGCGATCCTTTTCATCCTGCTTCTGATCTTCTTTTGTCAGAACCTGGTCAAGGTGTTAGGCGACGCGGTGGACGGCGATGTCCCGACAAATTTAGTCCTTTCCCTGCTTGCATTGGGTGTGCCGAAGATGGCGCAGCTAATCCTGCCATTAAGCCTGTTTCTCGGCTTGTTGATGACGCTTGGGCGGTTGTATACCGACAGCGAAATCACCGTTATGCACGCCTGCGGGCTGGGTAAACGCACCCTGATCATCGCCGCGATGGTGCTGGCGTTGATAACCTCCGCCGTGGCGGCGGTGAACGTGTTCTGGGCCGGCCCGGTGGCCTCCCGTTATCAGGACGTGGTGATCAGCGAGGCGAAAGCCAACCCGAGCATCGCCGGCCTGGCGGAAGGGCAGTTCAAACCTTCGCAAGACGGCAACGCCGTGCTGTTTATCGGCAACGTCAAGGGCAGCACCTTCAACGACGTGTTCCTGGCGCAACTGCGGCCGAACGGCAACCAGCGCCCTTCCGTGGTGGTGGCCGAGCACGGCAAGATCAACCAACTGAAAGACGGTTCGCAGGTGGTGACGCTGGACAAGGGCACCCGCTTTGAGGGCACCGCATTGCTGCGCGACTTCCGCATTACCGATTTCAACGACTATAAAGCCGTGGTAGGCCACCGCGCGGTCGCCATTGACGGCAACCAGGCCGAACAGATGTCGATGCAGGCGCTGTGGCAGTCGGACGACCCGGACGCGCGCGCCGAGTTCCACTGGCGCGTGACGCTGGTGCTTTCGGTGGCCATTATGGCGCTGCTGGTGGTGCCGCTCAGCGTGGTGAACCCGCGTCAGGGCCGCGTACTGAGCATGCTGCCGGCCATCCTGCTGTATTTGATTTTCTTCCTGCTGCAGACCTCGCTGCGCTCTAACGGCGGCAAAGGCAAGCTGGACCCGATGATCTGGCTGTGGGTGGTCAACGCGGCGTACTTCGCGATCGCGCTGGCGCTGAACCTGTGGGATACCGTGCCGATGCGCAAGCTGCGCGCACGCCTGAGAGGAGCGGCCTGATGTTTGGCGTTTTAGACCGTTATATCGGTAAGACGATTTTCAACACCATCATCATGACGCTGTTCATGCTGGTGTCGCTTTCCGGCATCATCAAGTTCGTCGACCAGCTGCGCAAAGTGGGCCAGGGCGACTACTCGGCGCTGAGCGCGGGGATGTTTACCCTGCTGAGCGTGCCGAAGGACATCGAGACTTTCTTCCCGATGGCGGCCCTGCTGGGCGCACTGCTCGGCCTGGGGCAACTGGCGACGCGCAGCGAACTGGTGGTGATGCAGGCTTCCGGTTTTACCCGCATGCAGATCGCCGGCTCGGTGATGAAAACCGCTATCCCGCTGGTGCTGTTGACCATGGCGATTGGCGAGTGGGTGGCGCCGCAGGGCGACCAGATGGCGCGCAACTACCGTGCGCAGCAGATGTACGGCGGCTCGCTGCTTTCCACCAAAAACGGCCTGTGGGCGAAGGACGGCAACGACTTCATCTACATCGAGCGCGTGGCGGGCGAGAAAGAACTTTCCGGCGTGAATATCTACCACTTCAACGACCAGCGCAGGCTGGAGACGGTGCGCTATGCCGCCACCGCCAGCTTTGAAGATGGCGTGTGGAAGCTTTCGCAGGTGGATACTTCCGACCTGACCAACGAAAAGCAGGTCACCGGCACCCAAACCTTGACCGGCGAATGGAAAACCAACCTCACCCCAGACAAACTGGGCGTGGTAGCGCTGGACCCGACCTCACTCTCCATCAGCGGCCTGCACAACTACGTGAAGTACTTGAAGCAGAGCGGCCAGGAAGCCAACCGCTACCAGCTGAACATGTGGAGCAAGGTGTTCTCGCCGCTTTCTGTGGCGGTGATGATGCTGATGGCGCTGTCGTTCATCTTCGGGCCGCTGCGCAGCGTGCCGATGGGCGTGCGTGTGGTGACCGGCATCAGCTTCGGCTTCCTGTTCTATGTGCTGGACCAGATCTTCGGCCCGCTGAGCCTGGTGTACAACATGCCACCGGTGCTGGGCGCGCTGCTGCCGAGCATGCTGTTCCTGTTGATCAGCGTGTATATGCTGCTGAAACGCAGGTAGCGGCGCGACAGATGATTTAAGAAGGCGTAGCCATTGGGTTGCGCCTTTTTTGTTTCTGGGGGCTGGTGACGTTCTGAGGCGCAACGTCTGCACCCTGATAGGCGACTCGTCAACGGATAGCCGAGTCGGAGGTTCCGGCTGCGTACCTCTTTCTGGTATATTCTGCTGAGCGGTATTTTTTAGCTATCGGGAGCCGGCAGTTAATGGAATATGAAGACAATATCAGCAGCATTATCAGCAAGCGTCTGGAAGCGGCATTGAATGATTTCGGCGAGCTCATCTGGGCCTATGTTGTCTTATCCAAAAAAGATATGTCGTGCATCTTTGGCGTAACAAACTACCCGGGGGAATGGGTAAAGCAATACAAAGAAAAAGGATTGCAGTATACCGATCCGGTGGTGATTACCGCGCTGAATCGTCTGACGCCTTTCGCCTGGGATGAAAATTTGATGGCAGGCGCAGGGTTTCGCTTCCCTGAACTTTTCGATCAGGCACGCGAGTTTGGCGTGGCTAACGGCTATACCTTCGTTTTGCACGATTTTAATAATAATCTTGTCACTCTCTCCTTTACGCTCAACTGCGAGCGCAAGGCGGAAATAATGCAGGCGCTTATCGCGAATAAAGGCGACATTGCGATATTGCTGGCGTCAGTGCATGAGACGTATCTTACGCTCGCTTCACTGTCAGAAAAAAACGCCGCCGACTCGGAAAAAAATACCCGCTTTACCGACAGAGAAAACGAGATCCTCTATTGGGCCAGCGTGGGTAAAACCTACCAGGAAACGGGAATGATACTGGGGATAAAGACCGGCACCATCAAGTTTCATATGTCCAACATTGTCAAAAAGCTGGGGGTGGCGAATGCCCGGCATGCAATACGTCTGGGGATGGAACTTCAGCTGATTAAGCCGGTTTGTTGATTAGATTGCCTGCTCTGACGTCAGCGGCCAGGCGTTCAGAATGCTTTCGTCCGGCATACTGAGCTTACTGAATATTCTGGCTTTCAACGCCTCCAGACTTTTGTCGTCCACATGACCCAGCAACAGATGAACGGGCTCGTTCTTTTCAGAAACTCCGGTCTCCAGCAATGAGACATTCCAGCCTGAACTCTTGATGATATGCAGCATCGGATGGCTGGCGACGGCAAGAATGCCGTCATAGCGGTGCTGCCGGGCATAGTTAATCAGCGAGAGGAACAAAGCCAGGGTAACGGGGAATCGACGACCCAACAGCGAATGGGTTCTTTCTTTATCCACGAAAAAGCGCGTGGACTCGATGAAGTTCCCTTCTGGAATGTAGGCGTTGTTAAAAAATGAGGAAAATGCGCTGTTCAACATATTGTCGTGCTTCATATCAATCATCCTCGTGCCGCAAATGATTACGCCATTCTTAACGCCAAAAATGTAATTGGTCTTTTCATTATCAAACTGATCCAGCTCCTTGCCGTCTGAACAGTTTACGGCCCACTGTAACCGGTCCTTAAATGTGTTCTTTCTTAGCATATAAAGGTCTTCCGAATTTTCGTTACTCATTGAGGAATAGTTAACGCTATAGATATTAAACATAATGTTACCCTTGTATTAAAATAAATTTATCCGGTAACATCAGTGAAGTTTCATTAACCGCATGCCAGGCGCAATAATGATAATTCTTTTTAATGGTTTTAGTTAACCTTATTATTCCCCCAGCAGGGGGCAGCATGCGTGAACGGATCCGCTGGCCCAGTGGCAGAAGGGACAACACTTAGACACTGGTTTTAGAGGTTGCCTGGGGGCTTAATAAGATATTTTCTGCGCCTGGAGTGCAGTATAAGAGTAATAATTTTTGTGTTCGAAAATATGAACAGTAATAAAGAAAATAGCAGGGGAAACGTTGAAATTATTTTCTAGCTGGATGGTTATAGATGGGGTTTTTATTTTACAGTGTAATGCTTGCTGGTTGACGACTGGATAACCTTCATTACTGTTGGATTTAAAATAATCCCGTTACCCGACTTCCTTTTTATGAAATAATAAACCACATGAACAAATAAAGGTATAGTGCCGCACTATACTTTAGTCTAACTAGCCTCTGACGCTATAAGGCCATATAATTTCCCCATTAAGTTTTGATGAAAAAAAATAAAAAACCTGACCTATGTGGAATCAGGTTGCCAAATAGACCGACACCAGGGAAATTTTACTTAGAGCTATCAACTCAGCAGAGGCAAGTGTTCTCTGCTGGTTTTTGGTATGGGTGATATTGCAATAGCGCCATTGCATAGTTGGTCATACACCCGCCATCTTGCCGTGCAAAATTCCCCTCAACTCTGCAGCCCTCCCGTATTGGTACGGTACCGATGCCACTTCCTGGCCCCTAAAATGGGGTGCATATTAATTTCTATTGATTGGTTGCTTATCTATTTTGCGCAGAGTTGATGGCGCTTCGGCATGATGGCGGTCTGAATGAGCCGCTGTTATCACCACCTGTGGTGGGCGGCTCGGCCATCTGACATGCAGAAGCGGCGGACGTGCGGGCGATAAAGCACACGCATCCTTTGCAGAAAGTATTGAAGGGAGGGGGAAAACAGCGACTATGACGATTTTTTCAGCACTTAACTCATTGAACAACGGATAAGTGTTGCACGCGGATCGCTGAAAGGTATAATGCACCCGTTTTCCGCATACTACTTGCAGTGCCGAAGTGGCGAAATCGGTAGACGCAGTTGATTCAAAATCAACCGTAGAGATACGTGCCGGTTCGAGTCCGGCCTTCGGCACCATTAGTACAGCGCGAACAAGAAGCCACCGAAAGGTGGTTTTTTTGTGCCTGCGATTTGGCGCAGTGAAGCGGCTACTCATTATATTTTTCCGCATATTGGTGCAACGGGTATTTGTGGCCTGGGGCCAGCCAGCCCCATTAGAGCCTTTGGATGCTAGCGGTAGCACGTCACCGTGCAACGACTGCAACAGCGGCATTACGGTCATCATGCGTTATGCTGTTCAGAACGATTATATTGATTCTAATCCTGCCCGCGACATGGCCGGGGCATTGGTAACGACCAAGGCCCGGCACTATCCAGCATTGCCTCTCATCGTTTTCCTGGTTTCTTTCACGGCTTGCCGCTTATCGTGGTCGTCTGATGACGCGCATCACGATCTTGGGATGCAGTCGGCAAAATGAGAGGTGATGTTTTTATCAGCAGAGCCATGTTAAAATTAATAGGAGTTATTAAATGTTATTGAACGAGGTAATCCCTATGGGTTCGCTTACTAAACAAACCATCAGCGCACAGATACCCGTTGAGTTGGCTGCTGCTGTCGAAAATCTGGCTATTGAGTTGGACCGTTCTAAAAGCTGGATCATTAAGGAAGCCTTGACTCGTATGCTGGCCGAAAGTGAACGGCGTCACCAGAGCATCCAGGCCGGTCTTGCTGATGTGGATGCCGGTCGTGTAGTGAGTCATTTGGACATGGTGGATTTTGCCAATCGTTTAAAGAAAACCTGATAAATGGAAATTTACTGGACGCTTAAAGCTCAGGATGACCTGGAACGTATCTACCGTTTTGCCTTGCAGTACAGTCGCCAGCATGCCGATGACGTTTTAGACCGCTTGATAATCGGCAGCACCGGCCTTACGGCGCACCCGGCAATCGGCATACAGCAGACTCGATATGAACCTCGGGAAGTTCGAAAAGTGTTATTCGATGACTACGAGGTTCACTACGAACTCCGCGACACTGCCATCTACATCGTGGATCTCTGGCATACAAAAGAAGAACGCTGAAGAGATACTTTTTTCGTTAACGAGTATTGCCCGCGAGTTTTCTTAATTACCCAGACTGATCTTCATCAACGGATTACTGTACCTCGTAACTTAGTCGGTTTGCCCCCAGGCCCTTGAAACGCGCCTTTTTGCCTACGAGATGCTGGACTAACCGGGAGTGATGCTTATCATGTTATCGAGACTACAAATCCAGAGAGCGTGTTATGCAACATATCATTGAAGGTTTCCTCAGCTTCCAGAAAGAGATTTTCCCTCAGCGTCAGGAACTCTTCCGCAGCCTTGCTTCCAGCCAGAACCCTAAAGCGCTTTTTATTTCGTGTTCTGACAGCCGCCTGGTACCCGAGCTTGTGACTCAGCAAGAGCCGGGGCAGCTTTTCGTTATCCGCAATGCAGGCAACATCGTTCCTTCCTTTGGCCCGGAGCCGGGTGGGGTATCGGCGACCATCGAATACGCGGTGGTGGCGCTTGGCGTTACGGATATCGTGATTTGCGGCCACTCGAACTGCGGTGCCATGAAGGCGATAGCGTCTTGCCAGTGCCTTGACCCGATGCCTGCTGTAGCCCACTGGCTGCACTATGCGGACGCGGCAAAAGCGGTGGTAGAGAAGAAAACCTGGGATAACGAAACCGACAAAGTTAACGCTATGGTTGAAGAAAACGTAATAGCTCAGCTAAATAATATTAAGACTCACCCGTCCGTTGCCGTGGGTCTGCGCAACAACGGCCTGCGCCTGCACGGCTGGGTGTACGACATCGAAAGTGGCGAGATCCGAACTCTGGATAAAAATACGAAAAATTTCGTTTCGCTGGCGGATAACCCCGAAGTTCACTTCGAATAACGTGATACCTGGCTTTGGCTATGAAATTGAATCCACGCTCCGGCGTGGATTTTTTTAGGGGTAGATCTAAAGAGCCGCTTAACTAGAGTAGAATAGTTTATCCCCTACAGAGGATAAAATTTGCTTTATCCGCTGTAAGGGATAATACTCATTTCATCCGCTTGGGAGGATAAAATGAAAATCACCTCGGCAAAGATGTTGGCGCATGCGTTACGCAATGAACGTAAAAAGCGTAACCAAAGCCAAAGTAAAACTGCTGACAGTATTGGGTTAAAGCAGGCCACGGTTTCCGCGTTTGAAAACAACCCGGACGGCACGCGGCTGGATACGTTGTTCAAACTGCTTGCTGCGCTGGATTTAGAGCTACAAGTGACTCCGCGTGGTAAGCCGGCCGATCCCAAAACCTGGGATCAGGAGTGGTGAGCATGGAAAAGCTACGTGTGGCGCTGAATGGCACTCTTGTTGGGACGCTGGAAAAGCATGCGGGCGGCGCAATGTCTTTTGTTTACCACGAAGAGTGGCTGGCACAAGCCGGTGCGCGCGCCATATCGTTATCCCTGCCGCTACAACCAGAACCGTTCCGCGGTGACGTGGTGTATAACTTTTTCGACAACCTGCTGCCGGACAGCGAGCTCATTCGCAGCCGCCTACAGGCACGTTTTAGAACGGTAACCAAACAACCTTTTGATCTGCTCTCCAGCATTGGCAGCGACTGCGTGGGGGCGATACAGCTTTACCCTGAACATGCAGATATGGCCCCGGTAAAGCAAGTGAACGCCGTGCCTGTCAGTGACGAAGAAATAGAGCAGCTTCTATTGGGGTACCGCGAGGCGCCATTGGGCATGGAGGCGGGTACTGATGATTTCCGGATCTCTCTGGCCGGTGCGCAGGAAAAGACCGCGCTGCTTTGGTTCAGCGATCAGTGGTGTCGGCCACAAGGGAGTACGCCAACCAGCCACATCATAAAACTGCCCATTGGGCATATTACGCATAACAATCTGGATCTCAGCGAAAGCTGTGAGAACGAGTGGTTATGTTTACGCATTGCAGAACAGTTTGGCCTGCCGGTAGCGCAGGCTGAGTTGGCGAGTTTTGGTGAACAAAAGGCTTTAGTTGTTGAGCGCTTCGACCGTCGTTGGGCGCGGGATAACAGCTGGCTGATTCGTTTGCCGCAGGAGGATTTCTGCCAGGCGTTAGGCATTGCCCCAGCGCTGAAATATGAGGCTGATGGCGGGCCCGGTATTGCGGCTGCGATGCAACTGCTAATGGGTTCTCAGCAGCCATTACTCGATCGAGACACCTTCTTTAAAAGCCAAATTGTATTCTGGATGCTGGCGGCCATTGATGGGCATGCTAAAAACTTCAGTCTGTTCATTGAACCAGAGACGACCTATCGAATGACCCCGCTTTATGATGTGCTCTCTGGTTACCCTTTTATGCATGCTCGTGGCATCGCGCCACAGAAAGCAAAAATGGCCATGGCCGTATTGGGGCAGAGTCGCCATTACCGCTGGAGCCAGATCTTGCCTCGGCATTTTATCTCTACCGCGAGAGCGGTGGGGTATTCTGAAGAGAAAACGCTACAGGTGATGGCTGAGCTGAAAGCGCAAACGGAGTCGGCGATCGCTAATGTGGAAGCGATGTTGCCGGACGGCTTTCCTCGTTTTGTGAGTGATGCGATTTTTGCCGGGGTTCGGCGGCAGGCTGAGAGGTTGCCGGGGTAGGATGATAGATTGTTGCTTACTGTCAGTCAGATGATTAAAAGGGAAATTGGCACCCCATGATTAGCCAACCCATAAGGTCAGCTCTCCTAAAAGCATTATGGAGAGCTGGGGGAAATAGAATTCATTTTAGAGATTGGATAATATTTAGTATGGAATTATTATTTGTGATTTTTATTTTATCGTAATAGATTGGTTCTGGAATTGGGGAGTCCCAGATCTGGATGTCTTTTTTATTAAATGGAATACAATCCATAGCAATGTATTTTAAGTGGTTTGTTTTTTCTTCATACTCTTTGGTGTTATCAATTGTTAACTTTAAACTTTCCTGTCTGGCATGGGTGATTGCAGTTGGGCAAATTAATTGTGTGTTACCTAAAGTGAAAATGCTGACGCCAGTGATAAAGAATCTATTGGGTATCTCTTGAAAGTATCTAGTATTCCACAGCCGGCCATTAAACATAGCATGAGGATGAACATCTTCGTTAATATAAAATTGGTGAGTACGCCCGTCGCTGATGCCTGATAGGTTCATAGTCATATTTATAATCATATTTGGGATAGGGCGAAACATCATAGATAGAATAACTAAAGTGGTAGGGATGAATATTAATATCATAATAATGGCATGAAATACCCCACCGTTTTTCTTCTCATTGATGTAAATTGTACCCGGAAAAATACTCAGTGTGGAGAATGTTAGTGCTACAGCAGTAAGTAAACTTATCTGGGCAAAATCGTTACTGCCTTCTGTGAACTCTAACTGGCTTAAGAAAAAAGAAATTGGGAGTATTTGTACAATTGCAGGGGTTAGAAGTAGTAATGGCAGGGATATTTTTGTTGATATTTTTTCTAGCGGTTCTTTGGCTCCATTGTTATTGTGATGACTATATTTTTTTGGATTTAAAATGTTCCTTTTAGTAATACAAAAGCTAAATAGTACGGATATTATCAGAAAGACTATAAAAGTTAAGTATCCATTCAAATCAAAATAATAATAAGAGAAGAAACATACGGACAAGAAAAGATATAATCCGAGGCTGTTAAATAGAACAGTAATGGAAAAACCATTAACCATTTCATTATGTCTTATCAAATCCTTTTCATAGCTGGAGAATATAAGTATCATCATGAATGACGAGGAAAATATTAATATACTAAATCCTAAGAGTGATAGTATAGCGAACCCAAATATTACAGCTATAGCGGAACTAGCGTTAGTTGCATCATAGAATATATCTAATCTGCCTAAGTTATATAGATATAACCATATTACTGAGAGAGTTAACCCTGTAATAAAAGCCGACGATGAAATTACGGACAGGATGAGTTTCTTGCTTGGGATTTTAAAGGGGATATTGTTCACTATATGAATTCCTTATCTGAGTGCGTCCGATAAATGTGCAGTTACTGTTATGCAACAAATTAAGTCCAATATCAAATAATCTATGTTACTTACGTCCGTTTATTATTTATTTTATAATTACATGCGTAATAACTAAATGGAATTATGTCGTATTTGATATGAGGCTATGCCTAGAGGTGTGCATTGGAGCGAGTTTGCCTGCTTCTTTAGCCTGTGCCGGTTGACAGGTGAAAAACACTACGCACTGATGTCAGAGCAAGCAGTAT is a window of Serratia plymuthica DNA encoding:
- the pepA gene encoding leucyl aminopeptidase; the encoded protein is MEFSVKSGSPEKQRSACIVVGVFEPRRLSPIAEQLDKISDGYISALLRRGELEGKVGQTLLLHHVPNILSERILLIGCGKERELDERQYKQVIQKTINTLNDTGSMEAVCFLTELHVKGRNTYWKVRQAVETAKETLYTFDQLKSNKVEPRRPLRKMVFNVPTRRELTSGERAIQHGLAVASGIKAAKDLGNMPPNICNAGYLASQARQLADAFSTNIVTRVIGEQQMKELGMNAYLAVGHGSQNESLMSVMEYKGNPNPDAKPIVLVGKGLTFDSGGISIKPAEGMDEMKYDMCGAATVYGVMRVVAELNLPLNVIGVLAGCENMPGGSAYRPGDVLTTMSGQTVEVLNTDAEGRLVLCDTLTYVERFDPELVIDVATLTGACVIALGHHITALMSNHNPLAHELIGASEQAGDRAWRLPMADEYYEQLDSNFADMANIGGRPGGAITAACFLSRFTRKYSWAHLDIAGTAWRSGKAKGATGRPVALLSQFLLNRAGLNGDD
- the lptF gene encoding LPS export ABC transporter permease LptF — encoded protein: MIIIRYLVRETLKSQIAILFILLLIFFCQNLVKVLGDAVDGDVPTNLVLSLLALGVPKMAQLILPLSLFLGLLMTLGRLYTDSEITVMHACGLGKRTLIIAAMVLALITSAVAAVNVFWAGPVASRYQDVVISEAKANPSIAGLAEGQFKPSQDGNAVLFIGNVKGSTFNDVFLAQLRPNGNQRPSVVVAEHGKINQLKDGSQVVTLDKGTRFEGTALLRDFRITDFNDYKAVVGHRAVAIDGNQAEQMSMQALWQSDDPDARAEFHWRVTLVLSVAIMALLVVPLSVVNPRQGRVLSMLPAILLYLIFFLLQTSLRSNGGKGKLDPMIWLWVVNAAYFAIALALNLWDTVPMRKLRARLRGAA
- the lptG gene encoding LPS export ABC transporter permease LptG, producing MFGVLDRYIGKTIFNTIIMTLFMLVSLSGIIKFVDQLRKVGQGDYSALSAGMFTLLSVPKDIETFFPMAALLGALLGLGQLATRSELVVMQASGFTRMQIAGSVMKTAIPLVLLTMAIGEWVAPQGDQMARNYRAQQMYGGSLLSTKNGLWAKDGNDFIYIERVAGEKELSGVNIYHFNDQRRLETVRYAATASFEDGVWKLSQVDTSDLTNEKQVTGTQTLTGEWKTNLTPDKLGVVALDPTSLSISGLHNYVKYLKQSGQEANRYQLNMWSKVFSPLSVAVMMLMALSFIFGPLRSVPMGVRVVTGISFGFLFYVLDQIFGPLSLVYNMPPVLGALLPSMLFLLISVYMLLKRR
- a CDS encoding LuxR family transcriptional regulator; translated protein: MEYEDNISSIISKRLEAALNDFGELIWAYVVLSKKDMSCIFGVTNYPGEWVKQYKEKGLQYTDPVVITALNRLTPFAWDENLMAGAGFRFPELFDQAREFGVANGYTFVLHDFNNNLVTLSFTLNCERKAEIMQALIANKGDIAILLASVHETYLTLASLSEKNAADSEKNTRFTDRENEILYWASVGKTYQETGMILGIKTGTIKFHMSNIVKKLGVANARHAIRLGMELQLIKPVC
- a CDS encoding acyl-homoserine-lactone synthase is translated as MFNIYSVNYSSMSNENSEDLYMLRKNTFKDRLQWAVNCSDGKELDQFDNEKTNYIFGVKNGVIICGTRMIDMKHDNMLNSAFSSFFNNAYIPEGNFIESTRFFVDKERTHSLLGRRFPVTLALFLSLINYARQHRYDGILAVASHPMLHIIKSSGWNVSLLETGVSEKNEPVHLLLGHVDDKSLEALKARIFSKLSMPDESILNAWPLTSEQAI
- a CDS encoding CopG family ribbon-helix-helix protein codes for the protein MGSLTKQTISAQIPVELAAAVENLAIELDRSKSWIIKEALTRMLAESERRHQSIQAGLADVDAGRVVSHLDMVDFANRLKKT
- a CDS encoding type II toxin-antitoxin system RelE/ParE family toxin, which gives rise to MEIYWTLKAQDDLERIYRFALQYSRQHADDVLDRLIIGSTGLTAHPAIGIQQTRYEPREVRKVLFDDYEVHYELRDTAIYIVDLWHTKEER
- a CDS encoding carbonic anhydrase, giving the protein MQHIIEGFLSFQKEIFPQRQELFRSLASSQNPKALFISCSDSRLVPELVTQQEPGQLFVIRNAGNIVPSFGPEPGGVSATIEYAVVALGVTDIVICGHSNCGAMKAIASCQCLDPMPAVAHWLHYADAAKAVVEKKTWDNETDKVNAMVEENVIAQLNNIKTHPSVAVGLRNNGLRLHGWVYDIESGEIRTLDKNTKNFVSLADNPEVHFE
- a CDS encoding helix-turn-helix domain-containing protein; this encodes MKITSAKMLAHALRNERKKRNQSQSKTADSIGLKQATVSAFENNPDGTRLDTLFKLLAALDLELQVTPRGKPADPKTWDQEW
- a CDS encoding type II toxin-antitoxin system HipA family toxin codes for the protein MEKLRVALNGTLVGTLEKHAGGAMSFVYHEEWLAQAGARAISLSLPLQPEPFRGDVVYNFFDNLLPDSELIRSRLQARFRTVTKQPFDLLSSIGSDCVGAIQLYPEHADMAPVKQVNAVPVSDEEIEQLLLGYREAPLGMEAGTDDFRISLAGAQEKTALLWFSDQWCRPQGSTPTSHIIKLPIGHITHNNLDLSESCENEWLCLRIAEQFGLPVAQAELASFGEQKALVVERFDRRWARDNSWLIRLPQEDFCQALGIAPALKYEADGGPGIAAAMQLLMGSQQPLLDRDTFFKSQIVFWMLAAIDGHAKNFSLFIEPETTYRMTPLYDVLSGYPFMHARGIAPQKAKMAMAVLGQSRHYRWSQILPRHFISTARAVGYSEEKTLQVMAELKAQTESAIANVEAMLPDGFPRFVSDAIFAGVRRQAERLPG